One region of Zingiber officinale cultivar Zhangliang chromosome 7B, Zo_v1.1, whole genome shotgun sequence genomic DNA includes:
- the LOC122003453 gene encoding sex determination protein tasselseed-2-like, giving the protein MENKRLEGKVAVITGGASGIGEAAVKLFVSHGARVIVADVQDEKGEALCASLGVAASYVHCDVRLEADVKRAVDTAISLHGRLDVMFNNAGISDPAGSSILGEGDLTAAFERVMGVNVLGALLGTKHAARAMTATPGGGGSIITTASVASVMGGLAPPVYTCSKHALLGLTRAAATELGKHGVRVNCVSPALVATPQAVSHTQASLEELEAMGEAISTLKGVKLKAEDIAEAALFLASDESRFVSGHNLMVDGASTATKIF; this is encoded by the coding sequence GGCGAGGCCGCCGTCAAGCTGTTCGTCAGCCATGGCGCTCGTGTCATCGTCGCCGACGTCCAAGACGAGAAGGGGGAGGCGCTCTGCGCCAGCCTGGGCGTCGCCGCTTCGTACGTCCACTGCGACGTCCGGCTCGAGGCCGACGTGAAGCGCGCCGTCGACACCGCCATCTCGCTCCACGGCAGGCTGGACGTCATGTTCAACAACGCCGGCATCAGCGACCCCGCCGGCAGCAGCATCCTCGGCGAGGGCGACCTGACCGCGGCGTTCGAGCGGGTGATGGGCGTCAACGTGCTGGGCGCGCTGCTGGGCACGAAGCACGCGGCGCGGGCCATGACGGCGACGCCCGGGGGCGGCGGGAGCATCATAACGACGGCCAGCGTGGCGTCGGTGATGGGCGGGCTGGCGCCGCCGGTGTACACGTGCTCGAAGCACGCGCTGCTGGGGCTGACGCGGGCCGCTGCGACGGAGCTGGGGAAGCACGGGGTGCGAGTCAACTGCGTGTCGCCGGCGCTGGTGGCCACGCCGCAGGCGGTGTCGCACACGCAGGCGAGCCTGGAGGAGCTGGAGGCGATGGGGGAGGCGATCTCCACCCTCAAGGGCGTCAAGCTGAAGGCGGAGGACATCGCGGAGGCGGCGCTCTTCTTAGCCAGCGACGAGTCCAGATTCGTCAGCGGACACAACCTCATGGTCGACGGCGCCAGCACCGCTACCAAAATATTCTAA